One Setaria viridis chromosome 5, Setaria_viridis_v4.0, whole genome shotgun sequence genomic region harbors:
- the LOC117854828 gene encoding GDSL esterase/lipase At1g58430 isoform X1 — translation MAHPALLVVLLLSSPAISSAKRIQPKFSAIFYFGDSVLDTGNNNRLPTVAVANHVPYGRDFPGKKPTGRFSNGRLVPDLLNQRLQLKEFSPPYLDSKLSSNDIMTGVNFASAGSGFDDQTSQLANTLPMSKQVNLFKDYLLRLRGIVGDKEASRIIANSLIFISSGTNDFSHYYSSSKKRKMGIGEYQDTVLEMAQVHVKELYDLGGRQFSLAGLPPFGCTPIQITVSRDPDRACVDEQNWDAQVYNSKLQELIRALQGSLHGSKIVYLDAYRALMEILEDPAKYGFTETTRGCCGTGLREVALLCNALTPICKNVSSYVFYDAVHPTERVYMLVNDYVVKDVIPQF, via the exons ATGGCACACCCTGCTCTTCTCGTagttctcctcctctcttccccaGCCATTTCTTCTGCCAAGAGAATTCAGCCGAAGTTCTCGGCCATCTTCTACTTTGGCGACTCCGTTCTCGATACCGGAAACAACAATCGTCTCCCCACGGTGGCTGTAGCAAACCATGTTCCTTACGGGAGAGACTTCCCAGGGAAGAAGCCGACAGGGAGGTTCTCCAATGGCCGGCTCGTTCCAGACCTCCTCAACCAGAGGCTGCAACTCAAGGAATTCTCTCCACCATACCTGGACTCAAAGCTATCGAGCAACGACATCATGACAGGGGTCAACTTTGCATCTGCGGGTTCAGGGTTCGATGACCAGACGTCGCAGCTGGCCAATACTCTGCCAATGTCAAAGCAGGTGAACCTCTTCAAGGACTACCTCCTCCGGCTCAGGGGCATCGTTGGAGATAAGGAAGCTTCCAGGATCATTGCCAACTCCCTGATTTTTATCAGCTCAGGAACCAATGATTTCTCGCATTACTATTCTTCgtcaaagaagaggaagatgggCATTGGTGAATACCAAGATACTGTTCTCGAGATGGCACAAGTTCATGTCAAG GAACTATATGACCTTGGGGGGCGACAATTCTCTTTGGCAGGCCTCCCCCCGTTTGGTTGCACACCTATCCAAATCACAGTGAGCAGAGACCCTGACAGGGCATGCGTGGATGAACAAAACTGGGATGCCCAGGTCTACAACTCTAAACTTCAAGAATTAATTCGAGCATTGCAAGGTTCACTCCATGGAAGCAAAATTGTGTACTTAGACGCATATAGGGCTCTCATGGAGATCCTTGAGGACCCAGCGAAATATG GATTTACAGAAACAACACGAGGATGCTGCGGGACTGGGCTCAGAGAGGTCGCTCTGCTTTGCAATGCATTAACTCCTATCTGCAAAAATGTGTCATCCTATGTATTTTATGATGCTGTGCACCCAACAGAGAGGGTTTACATGTTAGTAAATGATTACGTAGTGAAAGATGTTATTCCACAGTTTTGA
- the LOC117855364 gene encoding phenylacetaldehyde reductase codes for MASDGGGGGGGLVCVTGGSGFIGSWLVRLLLARGYTVHATVRNLQDEGETKHLQALDGAGARLRLFQMDLLDPASVLPAVEGARGVFHLASPVILHPTQDPQKELVEPAVKGTLGVLQAARDCGVGRVVMVSSQTAMVPNPNWPADKVIDEDSWADIDLLKELQLWYSVSKTLAEKAAWDFAEEQGLQLAVLNPVLVLGPTLTPSITGSLQVFLQIMKGQRFDMDEYFLGCVDVRGVAQSLVALYENSSAQGRHLCVESTERMVDFTNKLADLYPELPVQRIQEDKQEWVVRAKDPSKKLIELGVRFIPFDRIITDTMDCFRSKGLI; via the exons ATGGCGtcggacggaggcggcgggggaggcggcctTGTCTGCGtgaccggcggcagcggcttcaTCGGCTCGTGGctcgtccgcctcctcctcgcccgcggCTACACCGTCCACGCCACCGTCAGGAACCTCC AGGACGAGGGCGAGACGAAGCACCTGCAGGCCCTGGATGGCGCGGGTGCGCGGCTTCGGCTGTTCCAGATGGACCTCCTCGACCCGGCCTCCGTGCTGCCGGCGGTCGAGGGCGCCCGCGGCGTCTTCCACCTGGCCTCCCCCGTCATATTGCACCCTACACAAGATCCCCAG AAAGAGCTGGTGGAGCCCGCGGTGAAGGGCACGCTTGGCGTCCTCCAAGCCGCCAGAGACTGCGGCGTCGGCCGTGTTGTCATGGTGTCGTCGCAGACGGCCATGGTGCCGAATCCCAACTGGCCTGCGGACAAGGTCATCGACGAGGATTCCTGGGCCGACATCGACCTGCTCAAGGAACTCCAG CTTTGGTACAGCGTGTCTAAAACACTGGCAGAGAAGGCCGCGTGGGACTTCGCCGAGGAGCAGGGGCTGCAGCTCGCCGTGCTCAATCCAGTACTGGTGTTGGGGCCAACATTGACGCCCTCGATCACTGGCAGTCTCCAAGTATTTCTGCAGATTATGAAGG GCCAGAGGTTTGACATGGACGAGTACTTCCTTGGCTGTGTTGACGTCCGGGGCGTGGCGCAGTCGCTCGTAGCGTTGTATGAGAACTCGTCGGCACAGGGACGCCACTTGTGCGTGGAATCCACTGAACGGATGGTCGATTTCACCAACAAGCTTGCCGACCTTTACCCTGAACTTCCGGTTCAAAG AATCCAAGAGGACAAACAAGAGTGGGTGGTGCGAGCAAAGGACCCGTCCAAGAAATTGATCGAGTTGGGTGTTCGTTTCATTCCATTTGACAGAATCATCACGGACACTATGGATTGCTTCAGGAGCAAAGGACTCATCTAG
- the LOC117854828 gene encoding GDSL esterase/lipase At1g58430 isoform X2, protein MAHPALLVVLLLSSPAISSAKRIQPKFSAIFYFGDSVLDTGNNNRLPTVAVANHVPYGRDFPGKKPTGRFSNGRLVPDLLNQRLQLKEFSPPYLDSKLSSNDIMTGVNFASAGSGFDDQTSQLANTLPMSKQVNLFKDYLLRLRGIVGDKEASRIIANSLIFISSGTNDFSHYYSSSKKRKMGIGEYQDTVLEMAQVHVKELYDLGGRQFSLAGLPPFGCTPIQITVSRDPDRACVDEQNWDAQDLQKQHEDAAGLGSERSLCFAMH, encoded by the exons ATGGCACACCCTGCTCTTCTCGTagttctcctcctctcttccccaGCCATTTCTTCTGCCAAGAGAATTCAGCCGAAGTTCTCGGCCATCTTCTACTTTGGCGACTCCGTTCTCGATACCGGAAACAACAATCGTCTCCCCACGGTGGCTGTAGCAAACCATGTTCCTTACGGGAGAGACTTCCCAGGGAAGAAGCCGACAGGGAGGTTCTCCAATGGCCGGCTCGTTCCAGACCTCCTCAACCAGAGGCTGCAACTCAAGGAATTCTCTCCACCATACCTGGACTCAAAGCTATCGAGCAACGACATCATGACAGGGGTCAACTTTGCATCTGCGGGTTCAGGGTTCGATGACCAGACGTCGCAGCTGGCCAATACTCTGCCAATGTCAAAGCAGGTGAACCTCTTCAAGGACTACCTCCTCCGGCTCAGGGGCATCGTTGGAGATAAGGAAGCTTCCAGGATCATTGCCAACTCCCTGATTTTTATCAGCTCAGGAACCAATGATTTCTCGCATTACTATTCTTCgtcaaagaagaggaagatgggCATTGGTGAATACCAAGATACTGTTCTCGAGATGGCACAAGTTCATGTCAAG GAACTATATGACCTTGGGGGGCGACAATTCTCTTTGGCAGGCCTCCCCCCGTTTGGTTGCACACCTATCCAAATCACAGTGAGCAGAGACCCTGACAGGGCATGCGTGGATGAACAAAACTGGGATGCCCAG GATTTACAGAAACAACACGAGGATGCTGCGGGACTGGGCTCAGAGAGGTCGCTCTGCTTTGCAATGCATTAA